The uncultured Roseibium sp. genome contains a region encoding:
- a CDS encoding SelT/SelW/SelH family protein, which yields MPDLPSPHITITYCRQCGWLLRSAWMAQEILSTFSEEVGSLTLIPGTGGTFIITCDGKTVWDRTVDGGFPEAKVLKQRVRDLVWPEMDLGHSDR from the coding sequence ATGCCAGACCTGCCTTCCCCGCATATCACCATTACCTATTGCCGCCAATGCGGCTGGCTGCTCCGCTCCGCCTGGATGGCACAGGAAATCCTGTCGACCTTTTCCGAAGAAGTCGGCTCCCTGACCCTGATCCCGGGCACCGGTGGCACCTTTATCATCACCTGCGACGGCAAGACGGTCTGGGACCGGACCGTCGATGGCGGTTTCCCTGAGGCCAAGGTTCTCAAGCAGCGCGTCCGCGACCTGGTCTGGCCGGAAATGGATCTCGGTCATTCGGATCGTTAG
- a CDS encoding heparan-alpha-glucosaminide N-acetyltransferase gives MSTSRIPVIDALRGFAILAMIAYHLSWDLSWFGFVGWPVSDGPGWRIFSGAIAGSFLFLAGASLVLAHGQGIRWKAFWKREAVIVTAALAVSAGTYFAFSGLFVRFGILHSIAAGSLIALPFVRLPVLFAYAAAVVVYTMPHWASGPAFDGDLFSWTGLGTPTSGSVDYVPLAPWLAAVLLGVAVFKTPGMPALLEAVRPLRLASWPGRLIRFCGRRSLAIYLLHQPVLYGLVWSLAAVGLAPDRIALGFQESCVERCVLAGGSEAQCKAICACTLNTLKEDGLWEPLLTNPEDPELLQDMNNHYNACSFPPDSPQTPIR, from the coding sequence ATGAGTACGTCGCGCATCCCGGTGATCGATGCCCTTCGTGGCTTCGCGATCCTGGCGATGATCGCCTACCATCTGTCCTGGGATCTCTCCTGGTTCGGCTTCGTCGGCTGGCCGGTCTCTGACGGGCCGGGCTGGCGGATCTTCTCCGGCGCGATCGCCGGCTCCTTTCTGTTCCTTGCCGGCGCCAGCCTCGTTCTGGCCCATGGTCAGGGCATCCGCTGGAAGGCTTTCTGGAAACGGGAGGCGGTGATCGTCACCGCTGCACTGGCCGTTTCAGCGGGAACCTATTTCGCCTTCTCCGGCCTCTTCGTGCGGTTCGGCATCCTGCACTCGATCGCGGCCGGCAGCCTGATCGCCCTGCCGTTCGTGCGCCTGCCGGTCCTGTTCGCCTATGCCGCTGCGGTTGTTGTCTACACGATGCCCCACTGGGCAAGTGGCCCGGCCTTCGACGGCGATCTCTTTTCATGGACGGGTCTGGGGACGCCGACCTCCGGCTCTGTCGACTATGTTCCGCTGGCGCCCTGGCTGGCTGCCGTGCTGCTGGGGGTCGCGGTCTTCAAGACACCGGGCATGCCGGCACTTCTCGAAGCGGTCCGCCCCCTGCGCCTTGCCTCATGGCCGGGCCGCCTGATCCGCTTTTGCGGTCGCAGATCGCTGGCAATCTATCTGTTACACCAGCCGGTGCTTTACGGACTGGTATGGTCGCTGGCCGCCGTGGGCCTTGCTCCCGACAGGATCGCGCTCGGCTTTCAGGAGAGCTGCGTCGAGCGCTGTGTATTGGCCGGCGGTTCTGAGGCGCAATGCAAAGCCATCTGTGCCTGCACCTTGAACACCTTGAAGGAAGACGGTCTCTGGGAACCGCTGCTGACCAACCCGGAAGACCCGGAGTTACTGCAGGATATGAACAACCACTACAACGCCTGCAGCTTCCCCCCTGACAGCCCCCAAACGCCTATCCGCTGA
- a CDS encoding peroxiredoxin, with product MENDIITRPAMPQLNKPAPDFTAPTTHGDISLSDYKGKWLILFSHPADFTPVCTTEFMAFAKAAPDFKKLNCELLGLSIDSHYAHIAWMRNIKEKFGVEIPFPIIADLSMDVAKAYGMIQPGASDTSAVRATFVIDPDGVLRAMVYYPMSNGRSIPEFLRLVTALQTSDANKVATPEGWQPGEDVIVPPPATAEGAEARASEGYNYVDWYFSKKSL from the coding sequence ATGGAAAACGACATCATCACTCGCCCGGCCATGCCGCAGCTGAACAAGCCGGCACCGGACTTCACCGCCCCGACAACTCATGGCGATATCAGCCTCAGCGACTACAAGGGCAAATGGCTGATCCTGTTCTCGCACCCGGCCGATTTCACGCCTGTATGCACCACCGAATTCATGGCCTTCGCAAAGGCCGCGCCGGACTTTAAGAAACTGAACTGCGAGCTGCTGGGCCTGTCCATCGACAGCCACTACGCCCACATCGCCTGGATGCGCAACATCAAGGAGAAATTCGGCGTCGAGATCCCGTTCCCGATCATCGCCGACCTGTCGATGGATGTGGCCAAGGCCTACGGCATGATCCAGCCCGGCGCGTCCGACACGTCCGCGGTGCGGGCGACCTTCGTCATCGATCCGGACGGCGTCCTGCGCGCCATGGTCTACTATCCGATGTCCAACGGTCGTTCGATCCCGGAATTCCTCCGCCTGGTGACCGCACTCCAGACTTCGGACGCCAACAAGGTGGCGACCCCGGAAGGGTGGCAGCCGGGTGAAGATGTCATCGTTCCGCCGCCGGCAACTGCCGAAGGCGCCGAAGCCCGCGCCAGCGAAGGCTACAACTACGTGGACTGGTACTTCTCCAAGAAGTCCCTCTGA
- a CDS encoding choline kinase family protein, protein MRQYPDLREAVGTVLSVTRLNGLTNRVFRVVTPEGDFVLRLPRAENAGLIDRDAEAHNLALACDRGFAPPALILDPGSGLLLTRAIEPKAPSEPVGPMALGRIVADLHSAPLAFRGVTDPDSLIARQRAGLGAYPDLVASFEPLADVLELLGPASDVFAPVPSHGDLSPGNILAGSDGPVLIDWEYSAMANPAWDLAYAILEHDFDASEERAFLAAYAETGNFMDGLHREILKMKIRCDAVSMLWALGQATKGNTSTDFEAFARARLERALGTYSNLSG, encoded by the coding sequence TTGCGACAATATCCGGACCTGCGGGAGGCCGTTGGCACGGTGCTGTCCGTTACCCGGTTGAACGGGCTGACGAACCGGGTTTTTCGCGTCGTTACACCGGAGGGTGATTTCGTGCTCCGGCTCCCGCGGGCGGAGAATGCCGGACTGATCGATCGGGATGCGGAAGCGCATAATCTCGCGCTTGCCTGCGACCGTGGGTTCGCCCCGCCGGCGCTTATTCTCGATCCGGGCTCCGGTCTATTGCTCACCCGGGCGATTGAGCCGAAGGCGCCGTCAGAGCCGGTCGGGCCAATGGCGCTGGGCCGCATCGTTGCCGACTTGCATTCGGCACCGCTTGCGTTTCGTGGCGTGACCGATCCGGACAGCCTGATTGCCCGTCAGCGCGCAGGCCTGGGCGCCTATCCCGACCTTGTTGCTTCCTTCGAGCCGCTTGCGGACGTGCTGGAACTTCTGGGGCCGGCATCGGATGTTTTTGCGCCTGTTCCAAGCCACGGAGACCTGTCCCCCGGAAACATCCTTGCTGGGTCTGACGGTCCTGTTCTGATCGACTGGGAATATTCGGCCATGGCCAACCCCGCCTGGGATCTCGCCTATGCGATCCTGGAGCATGACTTCGACGCGAGCGAGGAGCGGGCATTCCTGGCGGCTTACGCGGAGACAGGAAACTTTATGGACGGCCTGCACCGGGAGATTCTCAAGATGAAGATCCGCTGCGATGCGGTTTCCATGCTTTGGGCGCTCGGTCAGGCAACGAAGGGCAACACCTCCACCGATTTCGAAGCCTTCGCCCGGGCCAGACTGGAACGGGCGCTGGGCACCTATTCGAACCTCAGCGGATAG
- a CDS encoding hydrogen peroxide-inducible genes activator: protein MVLPSLRQLEFLVALADEQHFGRAAEKCHASQSTLSAGLKELEATLQVVVAERTRRSVTLTPVGTELADRARRILADAKAMVEYAASNMGALSGDLRLGAIPTLAPYLLPQIVPEVRRNYPDLKLYLREAKTDDLLHSLHAGEVDAVLLALPYDIGDLAVFPLFEDNYQLAIQPDHPLAKRPRLSGEDLIDVQMMLLEKGHCLQRHALSAFAPPGPQQDLTFEATSLPTLVAMVAEGLGATLLPDIAIDAGVAEGQDVALVPLTGAHPRRISLVWRKTSPRGAELELLGEAIIRIREAVKTPVPELPGS, encoded by the coding sequence ATGGTCTTACCCAGTCTTCGCCAGCTCGAATTCCTTGTGGCGCTCGCCGATGAGCAGCATTTTGGCCGTGCAGCCGAAAAATGCCATGCCAGTCAGTCGACCTTGAGTGCCGGACTGAAGGAACTGGAAGCGACCCTGCAGGTCGTCGTCGCCGAACGCACTCGCCGGTCTGTTACCCTGACACCGGTCGGCACGGAACTGGCGGACCGGGCCCGGCGGATCCTGGCCGATGCCAAGGCGATGGTTGAGTATGCGGCGTCCAATATGGGGGCCCTGTCCGGCGACCTCAGACTGGGCGCGATCCCGACGCTTGCGCCCTATCTCCTGCCGCAGATCGTCCCCGAAGTTCGGCGGAACTATCCCGATCTCAAACTCTATTTACGGGAAGCCAAGACTGATGATCTGTTGCACAGCCTGCATGCGGGGGAGGTCGATGCGGTCCTGCTGGCCCTGCCTTATGACATCGGAGACCTCGCGGTCTTTCCCTTGTTTGAAGACAATTATCAATTGGCGATTCAACCGGATCATCCCTTGGCCAAACGCCCTCGGCTGTCCGGTGAGGACTTGATCGACGTGCAGATGATGCTGTTGGAAAAAGGCCATTGTCTGCAAAGGCATGCGCTGTCCGCCTTTGCGCCGCCCGGCCCGCAGCAGGACCTGACCTTCGAGGCGACCAGCCTGCCGACACTGGTTGCCATGGTGGCGGAAGGGTTGGGTGCGACGCTATTGCCGGACATTGCAATCGACGCCGGCGTTGCAGAAGGTCAGGACGTGGCGCTGGTGCCCCTGACAGGCGCACATCCGCGCCGGATCTCGCTCGTCTGGCGCAAGACGTCGCCACGGGGGGCGGAGCTGGAACTGCTGGGAGAGGCGATCATCCGGATCCGGGAGGCGGTCAAAACGCCTGTTCCAGAGCTGCCGGGTTCGTAA
- the blaOXA gene encoding class D beta-lactamase: MKALLFSFAILLGSCMTAAHAETRTLCTIVLNAESGARLIEEGDCESRMSPASTFKIAISLMGYDAGILKDASSPVLPFKKGYVDWRPNWRKATSPRTWMRDSVVWYSQQVTTRLGEKRYSDYVSAFGYGNEDVSGDPGKHNGLTDAWLSSSLQISPLEQVAFLRRLVRGELPVSEEAVKHTAEITDYGRQPAGWHVHGKTGAGLPRGADGALLRGRPFGWFVGWAEKNGRSVVFARLIQDSRRQTSPPGFRARDGILENLFTNPAALEQAF; encoded by the coding sequence ATGAAAGCACTGCTTTTCTCCTTCGCAATTCTGCTCGGCTCCTGCATGACGGCGGCTCATGCGGAAACCCGAACCCTGTGCACGATTGTGCTCAACGCCGAAAGTGGTGCACGTCTCATTGAAGAGGGGGACTGCGAAAGCCGCATGTCGCCTGCCTCCACCTTCAAGATCGCCATCAGCCTGATGGGCTACGATGCCGGTATTCTCAAAGATGCCTCGTCGCCGGTTCTGCCCTTCAAGAAGGGCTATGTGGACTGGCGGCCCAACTGGCGTAAAGCAACCTCCCCCAGAACATGGATGCGGGATTCGGTGGTCTGGTACTCCCAACAAGTCACCACGCGCCTCGGCGAGAAGCGGTATTCGGACTATGTGAGCGCCTTCGGCTATGGCAACGAAGACGTTTCCGGCGATCCCGGCAAACATAACGGCCTGACGGATGCCTGGCTCAGTTCGTCGCTGCAGATCTCCCCGCTCGAACAGGTCGCATTCCTGCGCCGGCTTGTTCGCGGCGAATTGCCGGTCAGCGAAGAGGCCGTCAAACACACCGCCGAGATCACGGACTACGGCCGACAACCTGCCGGATGGCACGTCCACGGCAAGACCGGTGCCGGCCTGCCGCGAGGCGCCGATGGCGCGCTGCTCAGGGGACGACCCTTCGGCTGGTTTGTCGGCTGGGCGGAAAAGAACGGACGAAGCGTTGTCTTTGCCCGCCTCATTCAGGACAGCCGGCGTCAGACGTCACCACCTGGTTTCCGGGCCCGGGACGGAATACTCGAAAACCTGTTTACGAACCCGGCAGCTCTGGAACAGGCGTTTTGA